The following proteins are encoded in a genomic region of Opisthocomus hoazin isolate bOpiHoa1 chromosome 4, bOpiHoa1.hap1, whole genome shotgun sequence:
- the LOC104335414 gene encoding G-protein coupled receptor 35 encodes MNLSSCSIPVYESFPLIQLCVYTPVFLLGVLLNVLALWVFCCKLGRWTETRVYMVNLAVADCLLLFTLPFKTLSHFHQLKVGSWCLVLEGGYFINRLMSIGIITVVAADRYLAIKHPLKAKALRSPLKAAFASGFLWTVIICVMSLIKKLEDRGQDELCFEKSSIKPSVITLCAIIVGFFIPLMILSYCSVQVIAELVRKKNEHCHKEKSIRKAVYIVSANMAVFIVCFLPLYLGHLLRFLMDSLSSHCPAIQRVNNFVHLASVLANTNCCLDAICYYFVSKEFKEASPRLAKSKSEGTKEDEGQLTRRTQ; translated from the coding sequence ATGAACCTCAGCAGCTGCAGTATCCCAGTCTACGAAAGCTTTCCACTCATCCAGCTGTGTGTTTACACGCCGGTTTTCCTCTTGGGTGTTCTGCTGAATGTGTTGGCGCTGTGGGTGTTCTGCTGCAAACTCGGCAGATGGACAGAGACCAGAGTATACATGGTCAACTTGGCTGTGGCTGACTGCCTGCTGCTCTTTACTTTGCCTTTTAAAACTTTATCCCATTTCCATCAGCTGAAGGTAGGTAGCTGGTGCCTTGTCCTGGAAGGTGGCTATTTCATAAACCGCTTAATGAGCATCGGTATCATCACTGTCGTAGCAGCCGACAGGTACCTTGCGATCAAGCACCCTTTGAAAGCCAAGGCGTTGAGGTCGCCGCTGAAGGCGGCTTTTGCCTCTGGATTTCTCTGGACAGTCATCATCTGTGTGATGTCCCTCATTAAAAAGTTAGAGGACCGAGGACAAGACgaactttgctttgaaaaatcttcCATTAAGCCCTCGGTGATCACGCTGTGTGCCATTATTGTAGGGTTTTTCATACCATTGATGATCTTGAGTTACTGCTCCGTACAAGTCATTGCAGAACTCGTGAGAAAGAAGAATGAACACTGTCACAAGGAGAAGTCAATCAGGAAGGCTGTCTACATCGTGTCTGCAAACATGGCGGTGTTCATCGTATGCTTTTTACCGCTTTACCTGGGGCATCTCCTTCGCTTTCTAATGGACTCCCTCAGCTCCCACTGCCCTGCAATACAGAGGGTCAATAATTTTGTTCACCTCGCCTCGGTCCTCGCAAACACAAACTGCTGCCTGGATGCTATTTGTTACTACTTTGTCAGCAAGGAATTTAAGGAAGCATCTCCCAGGCTAGCAAAGTCCAAATCTGAAGGCACTAAAGAAGATGAAGGTCAGCTCACACGCAGAACACAGTAG